In a single window of the Arthrobacter zhangbolii genome:
- a CDS encoding DUF4397 domain-containing protein yields MRKTASALAALGVGAAAVLSAMPAQAADTDMAKLSVLHGVPDTPVDVYVNGTLTLDDFMPGELAGPLDLPGGSYELAITAADAADASAPIIGPISADLAAGGNYTAAANLDASGKPTANLFTNDTSAIEAGKARLTVRHVAAAPAVDVLANGSPVIEGLTNPNEKMLMVDPGTVSASVAAAGTTDPVIGPADLALMEGTNTIVYAWGSLEAGNLALATQTIEGMHSNPAAVPGALEQVGQSSNQGMIAAAATGSAAVLALGAFMLRRRSVAASAGSRSEDNRS; encoded by the coding sequence ATGCGTAAGACCGCTTCCGCCCTCGCGGCCCTCGGAGTAGGCGCCGCCGCAGTTCTCTCGGCAATGCCGGCGCAGGCCGCTGACACCGATATGGCAAAGCTTTCGGTGCTGCACGGCGTCCCGGACACCCCCGTGGATGTCTACGTCAACGGCACGCTCACCCTGGATGACTTCATGCCCGGCGAACTCGCAGGGCCGCTGGACCTTCCGGGCGGCAGTTACGAGCTCGCCATTACCGCTGCAGATGCCGCGGACGCTTCCGCACCCATCATCGGCCCGATCTCCGCCGATCTGGCAGCCGGCGGGAATTACACTGCCGCCGCTAACCTGGATGCCTCCGGCAAACCCACGGCAAACCTCTTCACCAACGACACCTCCGCCATCGAAGCCGGCAAGGCACGCCTGACCGTCCGGCACGTGGCAGCGGCGCCGGCCGTGGATGTCCTGGCCAACGGGTCCCCTGTCATCGAAGGGCTGACCAACCCCAACGAGAAGATGCTGATGGTTGACCCGGGTACCGTATCTGCATCTGTTGCTGCAGCCGGCACCACGGACCCGGTGATCGGCCCGGCCGATCTGGCACTGATGGAAGGAACCAACACCATCGTGTACGCATGGGGCTCCCTTGAGGCCGGAAACCTGGCCCTGGCCACCCAGACCATTGAGGGTATGCACTCCAACCCTGCAGCGGTTCCCGGTGCACTGGAGCAGGTCGGCCAGTCCTCCAACCAGGGCATGATTGCAGCCGCCGCCACGGGTTCTGCTGCCGTCCTCGCCCTGGGCGCGTTTATGCTTCGCCGCCGTTCCGTCGCCGCCTCCGCAGGGAGCCGGTCCGAGGATAACCGCAGCTAG
- a CDS encoding class F sortase, whose protein sequence is MQPGPAPESIPATATEQPPAAPAPGATAPSTPVPVRPATQEPVESVPDPVSVSVEGTGIDLEVIPVGQEDNGAMTLPDNHYQAGWYRFGPAPGSTSGSAVLAAHVDSRTEQLPIADLDEVPAGTPLTVTRSDGSVLRYTTEKVENIPKASLGDFDLFNREGEARLKLVTCGGEWLDSVGDYEDNVVLTAVPVP, encoded by the coding sequence ATGCAGCCCGGGCCTGCACCCGAATCCATACCCGCTACAGCCACCGAGCAGCCCCCAGCTGCTCCGGCCCCCGGCGCTACTGCACCGTCAACGCCCGTGCCGGTCCGCCCCGCAACGCAGGAACCCGTTGAATCGGTTCCCGATCCGGTGAGTGTAAGTGTGGAGGGCACTGGAATTGACTTGGAAGTAATCCCCGTGGGCCAGGAAGACAACGGTGCAATGACCTTGCCGGATAACCACTACCAGGCAGGGTGGTACCGGTTCGGGCCCGCACCGGGATCGACGAGTGGATCCGCCGTACTCGCGGCCCACGTTGATTCACGGACCGAACAGCTTCCTATTGCAGACCTGGACGAGGTTCCTGCCGGAACACCGCTGACGGTGACACGCAGCGACGGCTCGGTGCTGCGCTACACCACGGAGAAAGTAGAGAACATCCCGAAGGCGTCCCTGGGCGACTTCGATCTGTTCAACCGCGAGGGGGAAGCCCGTTTGAAACTGGTGACCTGTGGCGGCGAATGGCTCGATTCCGTGGGCGACTACGAAGATAACGTCGTACTCACTGCGGTTCCCGTACCATAG
- a CDS encoding RNA polymerase sigma factor, with protein sequence MDHAFAAGDEVALAEAYRRFSPLIRSLAQRKLLDGGAADDAVQEVFIRAWKYRESYAPDKSTLAAWLVGITRNVAAGMASSAVRTPETLVDSPVQQGSRAGQAGSSPHPDHVADRVVLDAELDRLGEPQGSILRLAFHEDLTHQQISETLKLPLGTVKSHIRRSLVQLRERLEVSDAASAI encoded by the coding sequence ATGGACCATGCCTTCGCGGCGGGGGACGAGGTGGCGCTGGCGGAGGCTTACCGCCGTTTCTCCCCGCTGATACGTTCCCTCGCCCAGCGGAAGCTGCTGGACGGCGGCGCGGCCGACGACGCCGTGCAGGAGGTCTTCATCCGGGCCTGGAAGTACCGCGAAAGCTATGCTCCCGATAAATCCACGCTTGCCGCGTGGCTGGTCGGAATCACCCGGAACGTGGCCGCAGGCATGGCCTCGTCCGCCGTACGTACTCCTGAAACACTGGTGGACAGCCCGGTCCAGCAGGGATCCCGTGCCGGTCAGGCCGGTAGCTCTCCGCACCCCGACCATGTGGCAGACCGCGTGGTACTCGATGCCGAGCTGGATCGTCTGGGCGAACCCCAGGGATCCATCCTGCGTCTTGCTTTCCACGAAGACCTCACACACCAACAGATTTCGGAGACACTGAAACTACCGTTGGGCACTGTCAAAAGCCATATTCGAAGAAGCCTGGTCCAGCTACGCGAGCGATTGGAGGTCAGCGATGCAGCATCTGCCATCTGA
- a CDS encoding anti-sigma factor — MQHLPSETLALNALGEASPEETAHLEQCAQCSAEVAAMQRVVHAGRIPSGPDVLPRPPSSVWEGIHSSLGLSDAVRRDPFESEPGRDDDAAGLRDTPEGSRAPEHEAAPPAGKERSDAAATSNAPSSPVTLSTFRDRRNRRRTRLPQILGAAAAAVVLAAAGTWGISRILTDRSEVVAAVDLTPLPAYEDTGRAEVDQRPDGARELVVTATGSDAQGFREVWLIAPDITRMVSLGTMEGTEGRFTIPANLDLDEYPIVDISDEPFDGDPTHSGDSILRGVLEL, encoded by the coding sequence ATGCAGCATCTGCCATCTGAGACGCTGGCCCTGAATGCCTTGGGCGAGGCCAGTCCTGAGGAAACCGCCCACCTTGAGCAGTGTGCTCAATGCTCCGCCGAGGTGGCCGCCATGCAGCGTGTCGTCCATGCCGGGCGCATCCCCTCAGGTCCCGACGTGCTGCCCAGGCCGCCGTCGTCGGTCTGGGAGGGAATCCATTCCAGCCTTGGCCTAAGCGACGCCGTCCGCAGGGATCCTTTCGAGTCCGAACCCGGGCGCGACGACGACGCCGCCGGACTACGGGACACGCCGGAAGGTTCGCGCGCCCCTGAGCATGAGGCCGCTCCCCCGGCAGGGAAGGAGCGTTCCGACGCAGCTGCCACCTCCAATGCCCCTTCGTCTCCGGTTACGCTAAGTACCTTCCGGGACCGCCGGAACCGGCGCCGCACCCGTTTGCCGCAGATCCTGGGCGCAGCGGCAGCAGCTGTAGTGCTCGCCGCCGCAGGGACGTGGGGAATCTCCCGGATTCTCACCGACCGCTCAGAGGTGGTTGCCGCCGTGGACCTGACGCCGCTTCCCGCCTATGAGGACACCGGCCGTGCGGAGGTGGACCAGCGCCCGGACGGCGCACGGGAACTGGTGGTAACTGCCACCGGGTCAGACGCGCAGGGCTTCCGTGAGGTGTGGCTGATCGCTCCGGACATCACTCGCATGGTCAGCCTCGGCACAATGGAGGGCACCGAGGGAAGATTCACCATCCCGGCTAACCTTGACCTCGATGAGTATCCAATTGTTGACATTTCAGACGAGCCGTTCGACGGCGATCCCACGCACTCGGGCGACTCGATCCTCCGGGGCGTGCTGGAGCTCTAG
- a CDS encoding M50 family metallopeptidase, translating to MELLSGIGAEWWSRVLAGFSRVPAVEPDPAVLLAVAAGAALLSIPRATWRWFGLFVTFVHELGHAFAALMTGQMVKGIRLRFDHSGEMRSLGRGGFPAAWAGFWGYPVPAVVGAALILAAFNGWAGAALSVGALILLTALVFIRNGQGFLIAIACAAVSVLLVWFAAPKVAGYVAMCMGTALLVGAARDWLNVLAVHTKRRRNLESSDAYILYRRTGVPSAVWLTGFALVIAASLAAVLLAAVAGYSGP from the coding sequence GTGGAGCTGTTATCCGGCATCGGTGCCGAATGGTGGTCTCGGGTGCTGGCGGGATTCAGCCGGGTGCCGGCCGTGGAACCGGACCCCGCCGTGCTCCTGGCCGTGGCGGCTGGCGCGGCGCTGCTGAGCATCCCGCGGGCCACCTGGCGCTGGTTCGGGTTGTTCGTAACCTTCGTCCATGAACTCGGACATGCCTTTGCCGCTCTGATGACCGGACAAATGGTCAAGGGAATCCGGCTCCGCTTTGACCACTCCGGTGAAATGCGCTCCCTGGGCCGCGGCGGGTTCCCTGCCGCCTGGGCCGGCTTCTGGGGTTACCCGGTGCCGGCGGTCGTGGGAGCGGCGCTGATACTGGCCGCGTTCAACGGCTGGGCAGGTGCCGCACTGTCAGTCGGCGCGCTGATCCTGCTGACGGCACTGGTGTTCATCCGCAACGGGCAGGGATTCCTTATCGCCATCGCCTGTGCCGCTGTGTCGGTGCTGCTTGTCTGGTTCGCCGCCCCGAAAGTGGCAGGTTATGTTGCCATGTGTATGGGCACTGCCCTGCTGGTGGGTGCGGCGCGGGACTGGCTGAACGTCCTTGCGGTGCACACAAAGCGACGCCGTAACCTGGAGAGTTCCGACGCCTACATCCTCTACCGGCGCACCGGGGTTCCTTCTGCCGTTTGGCTCACGGGATTTGCACTGGTGATAGCAGCATCCCTGGCCGCGGTCCTCCTGGCCGCCGTGGCGGGCTACTCGGGACCCTGA
- a CDS encoding DUF3224 domain-containing protein: MTDLTEEVIVADFDVSEWEPTPYQVEGTNSELSTVRAVKIFEGDITGTSVADLIMAGNSVGAGYVGSEVFAGTVAGRTGTMVIQHWGLAEGTATASSGHIIPGSGTDDLAGISGKAIYTQEEDGQHRLELRVTFPAQA, translated from the coding sequence ATGACCGACCTAACTGAAGAAGTGATCGTGGCCGATTTTGACGTCTCGGAGTGGGAACCGACCCCCTACCAGGTGGAGGGCACCAACAGCGAACTCTCCACTGTCCGGGCAGTGAAGATCTTTGAAGGCGACATCACCGGCACCAGCGTCGCAGACCTGATTATGGCCGGGAATTCCGTGGGCGCCGGCTACGTGGGATCCGAGGTGTTCGCCGGCACCGTCGCCGGCCGCACGGGCACCATGGTCATCCAGCACTGGGGTCTGGCCGAAGGGACGGCCACGGCAAGCTCCGGTCACATCATTCCCGGATCCGGCACAGATGACCTGGCCGGAATCTCCGGCAAGGCGATTTACACTCAGGAAGAGGACGGCCAGCACCGGCTCGAGCTGCGCGTGACCTTCCCGGCACAGGCCTGA
- a CDS encoding glycosyltransferase family 87 protein has translation MSRNSASLQRRVLRPATLWTFFAVVHAGFLAALSTRILNGDVLSDVSFYRQWAFDGLRDGYWVGIDAGWVYPIGALAPMVLAAVFGYSAYMFTWFLLFTALNAAGVAVLSRRAGTRGIHAAYWWLAVTALLGPVAVGRVDGLTAPLVIMGLLFLATRPVLASALLSVATWIKVWPAAVILAVLVAWKKRLVLLSTGAAVSAVIAVVVALSGGIRHLLSFFGEQGARGMQMEAPFTTPGLWQAITGTSDAYIFEDKVINTREVRGALGEPVAAMMTPLLALAALAVALLLIWALRRGADSRALLIAGSLALVSAFIVFNKVGSPQFMLWLGAVTAVGLAWEGRDWKVPGILMAAIAALTTLVYPMFYSALYNDLNIAVALLLTLRNILLLVLFGWSLARVIRLTRAGGGQVSAAAPPVQAP, from the coding sequence ATGTCCCGGAATTCGGCTTCCCTACAGCGGCGGGTACTCCGCCCGGCAACTCTCTGGACGTTTTTTGCGGTGGTGCATGCCGGCTTCCTGGCGGCCCTCTCGACGCGGATCCTGAACGGCGATGTCCTCAGTGATGTGTCCTTCTACCGCCAGTGGGCGTTCGACGGCCTGCGTGACGGCTACTGGGTGGGGATCGACGCCGGCTGGGTGTACCCCATCGGTGCGCTGGCACCGATGGTCCTGGCTGCTGTCTTCGGTTACTCCGCGTACATGTTCACCTGGTTCCTCCTGTTTACCGCACTTAATGCCGCCGGCGTCGCCGTGCTCAGCCGCCGGGCCGGCACCCGCGGCATCCACGCCGCCTACTGGTGGCTCGCGGTGACGGCCCTGCTCGGCCCCGTGGCTGTCGGCCGGGTGGACGGCCTAACCGCACCGCTGGTGATTATGGGGTTGCTGTTCCTGGCTACCCGCCCCGTTCTGGCCTCGGCGCTGCTGTCCGTGGCGACCTGGATCAAGGTCTGGCCAGCAGCCGTCATCCTTGCGGTGTTGGTGGCGTGGAAGAAGCGGCTGGTCCTGCTGTCCACCGGCGCTGCGGTGTCGGCCGTGATCGCAGTGGTGGTTGCTCTCTCCGGCGGCATCCGCCATCTGCTCAGCTTCTTTGGGGAACAGGGCGCCCGCGGCATGCAGATGGAGGCCCCGTTTACGACGCCGGGACTTTGGCAGGCGATCACCGGCACCTCAGACGCGTATATCTTCGAGGACAAAGTCATCAATACCCGCGAGGTCCGCGGCGCCCTCGGCGAGCCGGTGGCTGCGATGATGACGCCGCTGCTGGCGCTGGCCGCTCTTGCCGTCGCGCTGCTCCTGATCTGGGCCCTGCGCCGCGGCGCAGATTCACGGGCTCTGCTGATTGCCGGCTCGCTCGCCCTGGTCAGCGCCTTCATCGTCTTCAACAAGGTCGGCTCGCCGCAGTTCATGCTGTGGCTGGGCGCTGTGACCGCCGTCGGGCTGGCGTGGGAGGGCCGGGACTGGAAGGTCCCCGGCATCCTGATGGCGGCCATCGCAGCGTTGACCACCCTGGTCTATCCGATGTTCTATTCGGCGCTGTACAACGACCTGAACATTGCCGTGGCCCTGCTCCTGACCCTGCGCAACATCCTGCTGCTGGTCCTCTTCGGCTGGTCCCTGGCCCGGGTTATCAGGCTGACCAGGGCCGGCGGCGGACAGGTCAGTGCCGCAGCTCCCCCGGTGCAGGCGCCGTAA
- the mptB gene encoding polyprenol phosphomannose-dependent alpha 1,6 mannosyltransferase MptB translates to MTAQVPATEPSSPGPETAKADRPNVAIIQGFIGSMMMLAGSFGVGWLSLASGLRTNPVIIWLRFDQPIGAVAAVLLLATGGMLLVRSWLRLGQRMKGWGPDSRPVVMRAIIAWSAPMCLTLPLFSRDVFAYIAQGLVMVSGLNPYKDGYSQISNYLQIGADDLWAQSPTPYGPVFLWLEELVVRVTGGQVESSILLFRLIAVVGVAMCIYFVPKLAELHGINPNRALWLTAANPLFLTNFIASIHNDALMIGLALAGLYLAATKRVLPGILLVTLSVGIKPITIIFLPFIGLLWAGKNASWPRKFGYWFMTAGISLGLLWIMGLINGFGFGWVGALSTPGSVWIWYAPVGFAGMLVATLGNALGLPGWTLADIVHTIGRLASVGIVLWQMFVGEYSRLIRRLALAFAAIVMLAPMIQSWYVVWLIPLFAVTGLRDDWQAKTLYLLVSFFMVYAISDQLDIWPYFEFSLTAARQIAAVTALGFALYLIFVDPKTKVLFRKKLTAPAPGELRH, encoded by the coding sequence ATGACCGCCCAGGTCCCTGCGACCGAGCCTTCGTCTCCTGGCCCGGAGACAGCGAAAGCCGACCGCCCGAACGTCGCAATCATCCAGGGGTTCATCGGTTCGATGATGATGCTGGCCGGTTCGTTCGGTGTCGGATGGCTGTCCCTGGCCTCCGGCCTGCGGACCAACCCGGTTATCATCTGGCTGCGCTTCGACCAGCCGATCGGTGCGGTGGCAGCGGTTCTGCTGCTGGCTACGGGCGGCATGCTGCTGGTCCGTTCCTGGCTTCGCCTGGGGCAGCGCATGAAGGGCTGGGGCCCCGACTCCCGGCCGGTGGTGATGCGGGCCATCATCGCCTGGTCCGCGCCTATGTGCCTGACCCTGCCGCTCTTCAGTCGCGACGTTTTTGCCTACATCGCCCAGGGGCTGGTGATGGTGAGCGGGCTGAATCCCTACAAGGACGGCTATTCGCAGATCTCCAACTATCTGCAGATCGGGGCGGACGATCTGTGGGCGCAGAGCCCGACGCCGTACGGCCCCGTCTTCCTCTGGCTTGAGGAACTCGTGGTCCGCGTCACCGGGGGACAGGTGGAGTCCTCCATCCTGCTGTTCCGGCTCATCGCCGTAGTCGGTGTGGCGATGTGTATTTACTTTGTGCCGAAACTGGCCGAACTGCACGGCATCAACCCCAACCGCGCCCTTTGGCTGACCGCAGCCAACCCGCTGTTCCTCACAAACTTCATTGCGAGCATCCACAACGATGCCCTGATGATCGGCCTGGCGCTGGCCGGGCTTTATCTGGCCGCCACGAAGCGGGTCCTGCCCGGCATCCTGCTGGTGACACTCTCGGTGGGCATCAAGCCCATCACCATCATCTTCCTGCCGTTCATCGGCCTGCTGTGGGCCGGCAAAAATGCCTCCTGGCCGCGGAAATTCGGCTACTGGTTCATGACCGCCGGAATCTCCCTGGGGCTGCTGTGGATCATGGGCCTGATCAACGGGTTCGGCTTCGGCTGGGTGGGCGCCCTCAGCACGCCCGGCAGCGTATGGATCTGGTACGCGCCCGTCGGCTTTGCCGGCATGCTCGTGGCCACGCTGGGCAACGCCCTCGGGCTGCCGGGCTGGACGCTGGCCGACATCGTGCACACCATCGGCCGGCTGGCCTCGGTGGGCATTGTGCTGTGGCAGATGTTCGTAGGCGAGTACAGCCGGCTGATCCGCCGGCTGGCGCTGGCCTTCGCCGCCATCGTGATGCTGGCCCCGATGATCCAGTCCTGGTATGTGGTCTGGCTGATTCCCCTGTTCGCCGTCACCGGGCTGCGCGATGACTGGCAGGCCAAGACCCTCTACCTGCTGGTCTCCTTCTTTATGGTCTACGCCATCAGCGACCAGCTGGACATCTGGCCGTACTTCGAGTTCAGCCTCACTGCTGCCCGGCAGATTGCGGCGGTGACCGCACTGGGCTTCGCCCTCTACCTGATCTTTGTGGATCCGAAGACCAAGGTGCTGTTCCGCAAAAAGCTTACGGCGCCTGCACCGGGGGAGCTGCGGCACTGA
- the orn gene encoding oligoribonuclease, which yields MPITNERMVWIDCEMTGLDIKNDALIEVAVLVTDSELNILGDGVDVVIKPDDAALAQMGDFVCQMHTTSKLLDELPNGITMAEAEAAVIEYITKWVPEPKKAQLAGNSVGTDKMFLARDMPEVIDYLHYRIIDVSTIKELARRWYPRAYFQAPAKNGGHRALGDIRDSINELRYYREAVFVPAPGPDSATAKKIAAGIQG from the coding sequence GTGCCGATAACTAATGAACGTATGGTCTGGATCGATTGCGAAATGACCGGTCTGGACATTAAGAATGATGCCCTGATTGAAGTGGCCGTCCTGGTCACGGACTCCGAACTGAATATCCTCGGTGACGGAGTGGACGTGGTGATCAAGCCGGACGACGCCGCCCTGGCCCAGATGGGGGACTTCGTGTGCCAGATGCACACCACCTCCAAGCTTCTGGACGAACTCCCGAACGGCATCACCATGGCCGAGGCCGAGGCTGCCGTCATCGAATACATCACCAAGTGGGTCCCGGAGCCGAAGAAGGCACAGCTGGCGGGCAACTCCGTCGGTACCGACAAGATGTTCCTGGCCCGTGACATGCCCGAGGTCATCGACTATCTGCACTACCGGATCATCGACGTGTCCACCATCAAGGAACTCGCCCGCCGCTGGTACCCGCGCGCCTACTTCCAGGCTCCGGCCAAAAACGGCGGACACCGCGCCCTGGGTGATATCCGGGATTCCATCAATGAACTCCGGTACTACCGTGAGGCCGTTTTTGTCCCGGCTCCGGGGCCGGACTCGGCGACCGCCAAGAAGATTGCCGCAGGGATTCAGGGTTAG